A genomic region of Microlunatus sagamiharensis contains the following coding sequences:
- a CDS encoding DUF4037 domain-containing protein — translation MGAGKALAAGFYRDVVARLVGVPHAAALVGEGSEVLGFDDSRSTDHAWGPRLHVFVAPGDVGETQRRVTQGLPETYRSYPVEFFAWQDQRVRHHVTVTTVEEWVRAELGQPVPSTLADWLGLPQQRLLQVTAGEVFHDDRGDLGRVRGQLGYFPDDVWWWIQASQWQLVARAEALPGRLAEVHDVLGVRVREADLARLLMELALVQRRRYVPYPKWLGAAFGQLDTARELDGPLGRLLSSEARETREAAAAAALEAAARQHNRLVPEHPLDPGCAPFEVGINGARRPYRVLNAGRFVEACLARVTDPGLARLLPVGAIDQLTHGSDAMVNVSTWPSRLTATYAAMLESGRNRRAEP, via the coding sequence ATGGGAGCTGGGAAGGCGTTGGCGGCCGGGTTCTACCGCGACGTCGTCGCCAGACTGGTCGGTGTCCCCCACGCCGCTGCACTGGTCGGGGAGGGTTCGGAGGTCCTCGGCTTCGACGACTCCAGGTCCACCGACCATGCGTGGGGTCCGCGGCTGCACGTCTTCGTCGCGCCGGGAGACGTGGGCGAGACGCAGCGGCGGGTGACGCAGGGCCTGCCCGAGACCTACCGCTCGTACCCGGTGGAGTTCTTCGCCTGGCAGGACCAGCGGGTGCGCCATCACGTCACGGTGACCACGGTCGAGGAGTGGGTCAGGGCCGAGCTCGGGCAACCGGTGCCGAGCACGCTCGCCGACTGGCTCGGTCTGCCGCAGCAACGCCTCCTCCAGGTCACCGCGGGCGAGGTGTTCCACGACGACCGGGGCGACCTCGGCCGGGTCCGCGGGCAGCTCGGCTACTTCCCGGACGACGTGTGGTGGTGGATCCAGGCGAGCCAGTGGCAGCTGGTCGCCCGGGCCGAAGCCCTGCCCGGGCGTCTGGCCGAGGTCCACGACGTCCTCGGCGTGCGCGTGCGCGAGGCCGACCTCGCGCGGCTGCTGATGGAGCTCGCCCTCGTCCAGCGGCGCAGGTACGTGCCGTACCCGAAGTGGCTCGGTGCTGCGTTCGGTCAGCTGGACACGGCTCGAGAGCTGGACGGCCCGCTCGGCCGACTCCTGTCGTCCGAGGCCCGAGAGACCCGGGAAGCCGCGGCGGCTGCCGCGCTCGAGGCGGCGGCCCGCCAGCACAACCGGCTGGTTCCGGAGCATCCCCTCGACCCGGGCTGCGCACCGTTCGAGGTCGGCATCAACGGTGCGCGACGACCGTACCGGGTCCTCAACGCAGGGCGCTTCGTCGAGGCCTGCCTGGCACGGGTCACCGACCCTGGGCTGGCTCGGCTGCTACCGGTCGGGGCGATCGATCAGCTGACCCACGGCAGCGACGCGATGGTCAACGTCAGCACGTGGCCGAGCCGGCTCACCGCGACCTACGCCGCGATGCTCGAGTCCGGCCGGAACCGCCGGGCAGAGCCGTGA